The following proteins come from a genomic window of Montipora foliosa isolate CH-2021 chromosome 2, ASM3666993v2, whole genome shotgun sequence:
- the LOC137991141 gene encoding pyroglutamylated RF-amide peptide receptor-like, with the protein MASPLHSPRNLPVTASFIATRNYPSQEPNIGKALASFSVIAFTLLGNMIIIIFYIRNYKMRTVTNSLVVNHCLTDTLLALSDIARFDFTHSFRVEGSAIFCSMYAFFDSSFLVASFLSMSCLALDRHMDLLRHTRFRRITKRSVAVLVSFVWLQSLLAAAPWFNFTKSGEMKNCSSSLGQFPLLLEAGSSIKALSILVKVTCVILPSVGIFYVSFRIFSSRRQGRRVDVQQQPKIRRRHFSTKHFASRKSSPAELTAVILLGTYIVCTAPFLVAVTCTIFSPESPAFAPEVIFTIYLVFRLKGFLFPIIYITRNRITFHSVKKLACFKFCGPMSTVAYFVGDLPGKILQRNYNRQERRPHFNRGQDNVLQLKIFSRTVRVSTNDLTDLAKTKENPHETQ; encoded by the coding sequence ATGGCAAGTCCTCTTCATTCACCAAGGAATTTGCCCGTCACTGCCTCGTTCATTGCCACGAGAAATTATCCCAGTCAAGAACCCAATATTGGAAAAGCACTCGCCAGTTTTTCTGTGATCGCCTTCACGCTGTTGGGAaatatgattatcattattttctACATCAGAAACTACAAAATGAGAACGGTGACGAACAGTTTGGTTGTCAACCACTGCCTCACAGACACACTACTTGCCTTGTCAGATATTGCACGGTTTGATTTCACGCACTCTTTTCGCGTGGAGGGGAGTGCTATATTTTGCTCAATGTATGCGTTTTTCGACAGCTCCTTCCTCGTGGCTTCATTTTTAAGCATGTCTTGCTTAGCGCTGGACAGACACATGGACCTCCTGCGGCATACTCGTTTTAGGAGAATAACCAAACGTAGCGTAGCTGTTCTTGTAAGTTTTGTTTGGCTGCAGTCCTTACTCGCAGCTGCTCCGTGGTTTAACTTTACAAAGTCTGGTGAAATGAAAAACTGCAGTTCATCACTTGGACAGTTCCCATTGCTCCTCGAGGCAGGATCCTCAATCAAAGCTCTTTCCATTCTGGTAAAAGTAACTTGTGTTATTCTTCCCTCCGTCGGCATCTTTTACGTTTCGTTCCGTATTTTTAGCTCGAGAAGGCAAGGACGGAGAGTAGACGTGCAACAGCAGCCAAAGATTCGACGCCGTCACTTTTCAACGAAGCATTTTGCGAGCAGGAAGTCCTCACCAGCTGAACTGACAGCGGTGATCTTGCTTGGAACGTATATTGTTTGTACAGCGCCATTTCTGGTCGCCGTTACTTGTACCATATTCAGTCCAGAGAGCCCTGCCTTTGCCCCAGAAGTCATATTCACTATCTATCTCGTGTTTCGCCTAAAAGGTTTTCTATTTCCAATCATCTACATCACAAGAAACCGAATTACTTTTCATTCCGTTAAGAAGCTCGCCTGCTTCAAGTTTTGCGGTCCAATGTCGACAGTAGCCTACTTTGTGGGCGACCTTCCAGGGaaaatcttgcaaagaaattaCAACCGACAAGAAAGGAGACCTCATTTCAACAGAGGGCAAGACAATGTGCTACAGCTGAAAATTTTCTCAAGGACTGTTAGAGTATCAACAAATGATCTTACGGATCTTgcgaaaacgaaagaaaatcCTCACGAAACTCAGTAA